The sequence AGCGGCAGGAGCGCGCGCTCGGATATGCCGTGAGCCAGGTTTCCGGCGAGGAGTTGCGGCAAGTGCGGGAGAACAATGTCGCGAACGCGCTGGCCGGGAAGGTATCCGGCGTGCTCGTTTCCAAACCGGCAAGCGGTCCCGCGGGATCGAGCAGGGTGATTATCCGGGGCGTGTCGTCGTTGGGCGAAGACAGTCAGCCCCTGTATGTAGTCGACGGCGTGCCCATCGACAATTCCACGCTCGGGTCCGCCGGGATGTGGGGCGGCTCGGATGGCGGCGACGGCATCGGCTCCATTAACCCGGACGACATCGAGAATATATCGGTGCTCAAGGGGCCTTCCGCCGCTGCGCTGTACGGTTCGCGCGCCAAGAACGGGGTTGTTTTGATCACGACCAAACGCGCAACGCCCGGTCTCGGCCTCGGGGTCGAGTTTTCCAGCAACACCACCTTCGAGTCGGTGCTCGTTAACACGGACTGGCAAAATCAGTATGGCCAGGGGAACATGAGTGAAACGGGCGAGGGAAGATGGACGGGGGAGAAGCCGGGTTCCGTGGACGAAGCGTTGGCCACGGTCGATCGGGCCTGGGGTCCGCGGCTGGACGGCTCCAGCGTAGTCAGCTGGGACGGCAGCAATCAGCCGTACAGCCGGGCAGCCGACGCCATCAACAGTTTTTATAACACGGGCCTTACCACCACGAACAGCCTTGCGCTTACGACGGCGACCGAGACCAGTTCGCTGCGTCTCGGATTCTCGCATTTGCAAAACCAGGGCGTTAGCCCCAATTCAGGGCTGTCCCGTACCTCGTTTTCCATGCGTGGCGGGTCGCAATTCGGCGCTCGACTGAGCGCGGACGCGAAACTCAACTTCGTGCGCGAGTATGTAAAAAACCGACCGCGGTTGAGCGATTCGCCGGGCAACGCGAATTATTCGGTGTATCAACTTGCGCCGAATGTGGACGTAACCACGATGGAATGCCCGCCCGAGGACGAAGCGTGCACGGATCCCGGAACGGATGTGGACGGCAGCGAGCTGCATCGCGGGCTGTTCGACAACATCTACCAGCAAAATCCCTACTGGGCGGCTCACCAGTTCACTTCGTCGGATGAAGATCGCCGGATCATTGGTTTCGCCTCCCTGACCTACAAGTTTGCGGACTGGATTTCGCTGACGGGTCGCTTTGGCGGCGATACCTACGCCACGCGCCGTACGGGCATTACGCCATGGGGCACGGCCTTCAGCCCGTTGGGTGGTCAAAACGAGCAGGAATTCCGCATCACGGAGATCAACACCGATTTTCTTTTCAATATCGACCGTTCTCTTCCCGGAAACATCGGACTGGTGGCGACGGTCGGCGGCAATATCCTGTACCGGAACCGGGAGAACCTGACCCTCAGCGGAGGGGGCGGATTCAACGTGCCGGGCCTCGAAGCGGTAACCAACCAGAACACGCGCTCCCACGGGTACGGCTTTAACGAGAAGCAGATCAATTCGCTGTACGGATCGGCAGAGTTTTCCTACAGCGACTACCTCTTCCTGACGGCCACGGCCCGAAACGACTGGTCCAGCACGCTGCCCATCGACAACAACTCGTATTTCTATCCGTCCATCAGCGGGAGTTTCGTGTTTTCGGATGCGCTGGATCTGCCGGACTGGATCAGTTTCGGTAAGCTGAGAGCATCCTGGGCGGAAGTCGGGGGCGACACCAATCCGTATCAGTTGGCGTTGACCTACGGTTTGTCGGGAAGCCATCTTGGACAGCCGCGCGGCGCGATCGCCCAGGGCCAGATTCCGCTGGCCACTCTCAAGCCCTCCTCCACCGTAGGTATCGAGGGCGGGTTCGATATTCGCTTCATGGACAACCGTCTGGGAGTGGACTTTACGTACTATACCCAGTCCGCGATCGACCAGATTCTTTCGACGACCATATCGAGCGCCTCCGGTTTCGGAAGCCAGCGTATCAACGCCGGCGAGATCAAGAACAGCGGCGTGGAACTGTTGCTCACCACGACGCCGTATCGCACGGGGGACTGGCGCTGGGATCTGGACGTGAACCTTTCGCGCAACACCAACGAGGTGGTGGACTTGATCGAAGGGCAGACGTCGCTCGTGCTTGGGGAAAGCCGCCATCGCGGCAACTTCGTGACGGCGGATGTGGGTGAGCCGTACGGTTCCATCAAGGGCCGCAAGTACCTGCGTCAGAACGTGCCGTCCGGCCCTGACGCCTCCGATTGCGACGCCACGGGCGCCATCGTACACGACGCCGACGGGCTGCCCATGCGAACGTCCGATCTGTGCGTGCTCGGCAATGGCACGCCCAACCTGCTCGGAGGCGTTAGCAATACGCTGCGCTGGAGAGGGCTGCGCCTTGGCATGCTGATCGATATGCGCTTTGGAGGCGATATTTTCTCGGTCACCAATAGCGCCGGTTACGCAAACGGTTTGCACAAGAACACGATCCAGGGCCGCGAGGAAGGCTTCATCGTGGGCGAAGGCGTGGACGCCGATGGCAATACGAACACCGTCCGGGTAAGTCCCCAGACCTACTGGGCCCGCATTGGGGGCGGCACCATCGGGGAGGAATTCGTATACGACGCCAGTTTCGTCAAACTCCGCGAGTTGAGCCTGGGTTATCGCTTGCCTGCGCGGTTGCTCGTCAACACGCCGATCAAGGTTGCTACGGTCTCGTTGGTAGCCCGCAACCTTTGGCTGCTTTACAGCAACGTGGATAACCTCGATCCGGAGTCCATTTTCAACAACACGCACCAAGGCATCGGCCTGGAGCACTCCGGCGTTCCGCAGACGCGCAGCATTGGCTTCAATGTCAATGTGAGGCTGTAATAACGTGAGGCTGTATCCAAGCTATCCGATCACGCTATACCAGAATAGATTCATGACCAACCCTAAGAAGTTCTTTTCGGGCATCTTGCTGATTCCTTGCCTGCTGGTTTTGGCCTCGTGCGATAGCGGGTTCGAGGAGATGAACGTGAACCCGACGCAAGCCAGTCAGATTGATCCGAACTTCAAACTGACGAACATCCAGCTCAGGATCAGCGGCGAGCGCTACGAAAACTGGCGGACGAACCTGATCTACAGTTCGGTAATGATTCAGCACTTCGCCACCTTACCCGGCTATTGGGCAGGCGATAAGTATACCTATATCGGTTCGTATTCCGCGGCAATGTGGGACCGGTATTATCCCAACATCGCCAGGAACGTCGAGGATTTGCTGTTGCAGACCGGTGAAGATCCTGAACAGGCCAATATGCATCACATCACCCAGATTGTGCGGGTGATCATGTACCACCGGCTGACCGATCTGTACGGCGACGTTCCGTACTCCGAAGCGGGCAAGGGCTTTATCGAAGACATTACGCAGCCGAAGTACGATCCCCAGAGCGAAATATACGCCGACATGCTGGCGAAGCTGGAGGCTGCCGCTGCGGGGCTTAATCCGGGCGGTCCCACGTACGGGAATGGCGACCTCATGTACCAGGGGAATGTGGACCAATGGCGCAAGTTGGCCAATTCGCTCATGCTTCGACTGGGGATGCGGCTGGTCAAGGTAGATCCCGGAGCCGCCCAGAGTTGGGTAAGCAAAGCCATTTCGGGCGGCACCATGGAAAGCAACGACGATATTGCCTATGTGCCGCATAACGATCCATCCGGATGGCGAAACGGAAACGGACAGGTGTTCCTGGCCGATCGTTCGCCGAGACTGTCCAAATTCTTCGTGGACTGGATGGTGGCGTATGGCGATCCGCGTCTCGAAGTGTACGGCACCATTCCTGTCGCAGGCGCCGATCCGGTGGGCATGCCCAACGGCAAGGCCGCAGGCTCATCGGATCCGGTGAACGGCATCGAGAACGATCCCAGCTGGGTTTCCTGCGACGGCGGCGCCAGCCCGTGCGGCATGGATGTGTATATGCAGCCCAACCCGGTTATTCAGGGGTGGGACGACCCCATGTTCTTTATGACCTATGCCGAGGTGGAATTGCTCAAGGCCGAGGCGGCGGTTCGGGGCTGGCATGGCGGGGATCCGGCGACCCATTACGCCAACGGCGTGCGCGCCGCCATGCAGTACCTGTCCATGTACGGCGCGG comes from Bacteroidetes bacterium SB0662_bin_6 and encodes:
- a CDS encoding SusC/RagA family TonB-linked outer membrane protein: MKVTYAFRTWSVLCVLLSAGLLLPGVHTANAQVHTVNGIVLDAEDGAPLPGVNILEEGTLNGAVSDVDGTFGITVSNANASLVFSFVGYVTQTVPVNGQVDLTVQLAEDIELLEEVVVTAFGIERQERALGYAVSQVSGEELRQVRENNVANALAGKVSGVLVSKPASGPAGSSRVIIRGVSSLGEDSQPLYVVDGVPIDNSTLGSAGMWGGSDGGDGIGSINPDDIENISVLKGPSAAALYGSRAKNGVVLITTKRATPGLGLGVEFSSNTTFESVLVNTDWQNQYGQGNMSETGEGRWTGEKPGSVDEALATVDRAWGPRLDGSSVVSWDGSNQPYSRAADAINSFYNTGLTTTNSLALTTATETSSLRLGFSHLQNQGVSPNSGLSRTSFSMRGGSQFGARLSADAKLNFVREYVKNRPRLSDSPGNANYSVYQLAPNVDVTTMECPPEDEACTDPGTDVDGSELHRGLFDNIYQQNPYWAAHQFTSSDEDRRIIGFASLTYKFADWISLTGRFGGDTYATRRTGITPWGTAFSPLGGQNEQEFRITEINTDFLFNIDRSLPGNIGLVATVGGNILYRNRENLTLSGGGGFNVPGLEAVTNQNTRSHGYGFNEKQINSLYGSAEFSYSDYLFLTATARNDWSSTLPIDNNSYFYPSISGSFVFSDALDLPDWISFGKLRASWAEVGGDTNPYQLALTYGLSGSHLGQPRGAIAQGQIPLATLKPSSTVGIEGGFDIRFMDNRLGVDFTYYTQSAIDQILSTTISSASGFGSQRINAGEIKNSGVELLLTTTPYRTGDWRWDLDVNLSRNTNEVVDLIEGQTSLVLGESRHRGNFVTADVGEPYGSIKGRKYLRQNVPSGPDASDCDATGAIVHDADGLPMRTSDLCVLGNGTPNLLGGVSNTLRWRGLRLGMLIDMRFGGDIFSVTNSAGYANGLHKNTIQGREEGFIVGEGVDADGNTNTVRVSPQTYWARIGGGTIGEEFVYDASFVKLRELSLGYRLPARLLVNTPIKVATVSLVARNLWLLYSNVDNLDPESIFNNTHQGIGLEHSGVPQTRSIGFNVNVRL
- a CDS encoding SusD/RagB family nutrient-binding outer membrane lipoprotein, with the protein product MTNPKKFFSGILLIPCLLVLASCDSGFEEMNVNPTQASQIDPNFKLTNIQLRISGERYENWRTNLIYSSVMIQHFATLPGYWAGDKYTYIGSYSAAMWDRYYPNIARNVEDLLLQTGEDPEQANMHHITQIVRVIMYHRLTDLYGDVPYSEAGKGFIEDITQPKYDPQSEIYADMLAKLEAAAAGLNPGGPTYGNGDLMYQGNVDQWRKLANSLMLRLGMRLVKVDPGAAQSWVSKAISGGTMESNDDIAYVPHNDPSGWRNGNGQVFLADRSPRLSKFFVDWMVAYGDPRLEVYGTIPVAGADPVGMPNGKAAGSSDPVNGIENDPSWVSCDGGASPCGMDVYMQPNPVIQGWDDPMFFMTYAEVELLKAEAAVRGWHGGDPATHYANGVRAAMQYLSMYGAEAAISDADIDAYLAANPYDGGSGMRQINEQIWAATLLNEYEGYANWRRTGYPELTPVVYPGNVTGGTIPRRLRYREAEAVANPENYSAAVSRQGPDEFTTRIWWDK